Genomic window (Candidatus Nitrosocosmicus franklandus):
TATTCAAGTCGGAATCATTTAGATCCTTTGCCTTAAGACCTGCCCTTATGGCTATTGAAAATATTTTTATGACTTCTTTCGCGTGGCGTCTGAAAAGGTAAGGAAGCAACAACCAAATTTTTTCACTTTCTTCATCAATAAGTCCAGAATGAGTATCTCTCACTCGTTTAGAGAATACCAATTGGATGTATCTTTATACTCGATTCTAAATTATATCATTGCTCTTTCATATCACTTTCATTTGAGCCGACTGATGAAAGAGGTAGAATCATAAAAATTGCACTAGAAAGTCCATTATAATGGGACTTGGTGATATTTCGATAAGAAGTTGTTTAATATAATAGTATCATAATAGTTTGTTACCGGATTCAAGAGTGATCAACAACTTACTTCATATACAACTGGGTTAGAAACACTTTGCATGCAGACATTCTTTAACCTTTAACTCTCCTACAGATTATGTTCTATACCTTCTGTCTCTAGATCGAGTTCTCTTACTTTCGAAATTCTTCTTTATGGACTACCATTTAGATACTTGTTGTTGATAACGGTCTATATATCTGAGAATTTGAACCTGTAGAATCTTAATTAGTTAAATGTCTTTGGATAGTAATTTGTTTACTTTCTCGACATTCTTTTCTAAAAGAACACAGATATTTATGTTCCTGCTATTCTGTGTTAACCGATCAACAAGATCTACGATGTCTAAGTATGTTTACCACCATGCAAAATTGTGATTTTTTTGCTCCGAGCATTCATTACAATATGCTTAAATTCAAATGATCATATTTACCATAATGAATATTATATTATTAGGCAATTGATGATCTTTTTATAAACTGATCACTTGTTCTAATATTCTATTAGTTTGGAATTTCCAAATTACTTAGTCGTGCTCCAGATGCAGTTAAGAAACATTCTTCTTTCATTATATCGTTATTTAAATTAGTATTCTTATCTTCTACTTTCATATATTCTACTTTGACTGTACTCTCATCAATAAGCCTGATTCTTATAATGATAGGAATAATTTCATTATTAGTAGCACTGACTTTTCTCTCCTGCGGAAAAGATTCAAAAGTTTTTCAATTTATCCCTTCTTTTTACATGAACTTTCTAAGTCACTCTTTCTTTATTTGTTTCTTGTTCGAATCAATCGTTTTTACAGCTTCATTTGATATCATCGTGGCACCTACCATTACTCTCCCTATTACATTAAATCGTACAACGTTATACTGTGCAAGTCTCCATCACAATATCAAATAACCAAATTAGTATAAAGAATTCAGTTTAGTAAATTCAGCATATGAAAATATTTTTGTGCATTTTTTGACATCTTGCTGGTCCTTACATATTTAGGCATTGAGCAAAAGAGGATAATCAATTTGAATATCTGATCCATAATTACTCTGCAAACATGGATATATAGAATCTAAATTAGTTTGTCAAAAATACAAACATTAGAATTCCGAAATATTAGCTTTCATATATTATATTTTTAAACTGTTATATGTTTATAACAATAAATGAAATCCAAAACCGAGTATCTTTTGCTTAATACAACATCACGGTTTCAGTTAGTTAACATTACGCCGCAAATTGAAAAAATACTACAAGCGAGCGAAATCAAAGAGGGACTATGCCTGGTAAATTCTATGCATATTTCTTCTAGCGTATTCATAAATGATGACGAAATGGGGTTGCATAGAGATTTTTACAAGTGGTTAGAAAAATTGGC
Coding sequences:
- a CDS encoding secondary thiamine-phosphate synthase enzyme YjbQ, whose amino-acid sequence is MKSKTEYLLLNTTSRFQLVNITPQIEKILQASEIKEGLCLVNSMHISSSVFINDDEMGLHRDFYKWLEKLAPHEPLEQYSHNDTGEENADAHLKRQIMGREVVIAVTNGKLDFGPWEQIFYGEFDGMRNKRVLVKIIGE